In one window of Thermoanaerobaculia bacterium DNA:
- the gpmI gene encoding 2,3-bisphosphoglycerate-independent phosphoglycerate mutase, producing the protein MPRSAPLRPVVLVICDGWGVRDSREGNAIALARTPVWDRLRRDFPYTILSASGEDVGLPAGQMGNSEVGHLNLGAGRMVPQDILRIDLAIRDGSFFENSVLTGLCEGVREGGSALHLMGLLSDGGVHSHERHLFALLDLARRERLPRVFVHPFLDGRDTPPESASIYLGRLEEEIARLGVGAIATISGRYYAMDRDRRWDRVKLAYDALAHGQGRRAAGAREALRIAAGDGETDEFVRPTVIERSGSPAGTIRSGDGVVFFNYRADRAREMTEALTSRSFGGFERGDAPFPSFVCMTEYKEEFRLPIAFPPETLTGILADAWEGAGKTNLRLAETEKYAHVTYFFNGGVEKAWVGESRILVPSSKVATYDLLPEMAAPEITEKALEAIASGDHDAIVMNYANADMVGHTGKLAPTIAAVECVDGSLGRVADAVLARGGAFVMTGDNGNAEQMVDPVTGAPHTAHTTNPVPLVVATASGPSIARFSLAPGGSLRDVAPTILGLMEIPAPAPMTGRDLRIAEKAGGRAGGSGG; encoded by the coding sequence GTGCCGCGAAGCGCTCCGCTCCGTCCGGTCGTCCTCGTCATCTGCGACGGGTGGGGCGTCCGGGACTCCCGGGAGGGCAACGCCATCGCCCTCGCGCGAACGCCGGTCTGGGACCGTCTGCGCCGCGACTTTCCGTACACGATTCTTTCCGCATCCGGCGAGGACGTGGGGCTTCCCGCGGGGCAGATGGGGAATTCCGAGGTCGGCCACCTGAACCTCGGCGCGGGGAGAATGGTCCCCCAGGACATCCTGCGCATCGATCTCGCGATCCGCGACGGGAGCTTCTTCGAAAATTCCGTGCTCACCGGCCTGTGCGAGGGGGTGCGCGAGGGCGGAAGCGCCCTGCACCTGATGGGGCTCCTCTCCGACGGGGGAGTGCACTCGCACGAGCGCCACCTCTTCGCCCTTCTCGATCTCGCCCGGCGCGAGCGGCTGCCGCGGGTCTTCGTCCATCCCTTCCTCGACGGAAGGGACACCCCGCCGGAGTCGGCTTCGATCTATCTCGGCCGGCTCGAGGAGGAGATCGCGCGCCTCGGCGTCGGCGCGATCGCGACGATCTCGGGCCGCTACTACGCGATGGACCGGGACCGGCGGTGGGACCGCGTGAAGCTCGCCTACGACGCGCTCGCCCACGGCCAGGGCCGCCGCGCGGCCGGCGCGCGCGAGGCGCTCCGGATCGCGGCCGGCGACGGCGAAACCGACGAGTTCGTGCGGCCGACCGTGATCGAGCGCTCCGGGTCCCCGGCCGGGACGATCCGGAGCGGGGACGGGGTCGTCTTCTTCAACTACCGGGCCGACCGCGCCCGCGAGATGACCGAGGCGCTCACGTCGAGGAGCTTCGGCGGCTTCGAGCGAGGCGACGCGCCGTTTCCGTCGTTCGTCTGCATGACCGAGTACAAGGAGGAGTTCCGGCTGCCGATCGCCTTCCCTCCCGAGACGCTGACGGGCATCCTCGCCGACGCGTGGGAGGGCGCCGGGAAGACGAACCTTCGTCTGGCGGAAACCGAGAAATACGCGCACGTGACGTACTTCTTCAACGGCGGGGTCGAGAAGGCGTGGGTGGGCGAGTCGCGGATCCTCGTCCCCTCGTCGAAGGTCGCGACGTACGACCTCCTCCCGGAGATGGCGGCGCCGGAGATCACCGAAAAAGCGCTCGAGGCGATCGCCTCGGGCGACCACGACGCGATCGTCATGAACTACGCCAACGCCGACATGGTCGGCCACACGGGGAAGCTCGCCCCGACGATCGCGGCGGTCGAATGCGTCGACGGGTCCCTCGGGCGCGTCGCCGACGCCGTCCTCGCGCGGGGAGGCGCGTTCGTGATGACGGGCGACAACGGCAATGCCGAGCAGATGGTCGATCCCGTCACGGGGGCTCCGCACACGGCGCACACGACGAACCCGGTTCCGCTCGTCGTGGCGACCGCGTCCGGGCCGTCCATTGCCCGCTTTTCGCTCGCGCCGGGCGGGTCGCTTCGGGACGTCGCGCCGACGATCCTCGGCCTCATGGAGATTCCCGCGCCCGCGCCGATGACCGGGCGCGATCTGCGGATTGCGGAGAAGGCGGGCGGCCGTGCCGGAGGCTCCGGCGGCTGA